A single Elephas maximus indicus isolate mEleMax1 chromosome 2, mEleMax1 primary haplotype, whole genome shotgun sequence DNA region contains:
- the PLK2 gene encoding serine/threonine-protein kinase PLK2: protein MELLRTITYQPAASTKMCEQALGKACGGDSKKKRQQQHPEESQALQPQLQVQPAAPHHHHHHSHSGTEISRIIVDPTTGKRYCRGKVLGKGGFAKCYEMTDLTNNKVYAAKIIPHSRVAKPHQREKIDKEIELHRILHHKHVVQFYHYFEDKENIYILLEYCSRRSMAHILKARKVLTEPEVRYYLRQIVSGLKYLHEQEILHRDLKLGNFFINEAMELKVGDFGLAARLEPLEHRRRTICGTPNYLSPEVLNKQGHGCESDIWALGCVMYTMLLGRPPFETTNLKETYRCIREARYTIPSSLLAPAKHLIASMLSKNPEDRPSLDDIIRHDFFLQGFTPDRLSSSCCHTVPDFHLSSPAKNFFKKAAAALFGGKKDKARYIDTHNRVSKEDEEIYKLRHDLKKTSITQQPNKHRTDEELQLPTTAVARSGTPAVENKQQIGDAIRMIVRGTLGSCSSSSECLEDSTMGSVADTVARVLRGCLENMPEADSIPKEQLSTSFQWVTKWVDYSNKYGFGYQLSDHTVGVLFNNGAHMSLLPDKKTVHYYAELGQCSVFPATDAPEQFISQVTVLKYFSHYMEENLMDGGDLPSVTDIRRPRLYLLQWLKSDKALMMLFNDGTFQVNFYHDHTKIIICSQSEEYLLTYINEDRISTTFRLTTLLMSGCSLELKNRMEYALNMLLQRCN from the exons ATGGAGCTCTTGCGGACTATCACCTACCAGCCGGCCGCCAGCACCAAGATGTGCGAGCAGGCGCTGGGCAAGGCTTGCGGAGGGGACTCGAAGAagaagcggcagcagcagcaccCCGAGGAGTCGCAGGCGCTGCAGCCCCAGCTGCAGGTGCAGCCGGCGGCCccgcaccaccatcaccaccactcgCACTCGGGGACCGAGATCTCGCGGATTATTGTCGACCCCACGACGGGGAAGCGTTACTGCCGGGGCAAAGTGCTGGGCAAG GGTGGATTTGCAAAATGTTACGAGATGACAGATTTGACAAACAACAAAGTCTATGCTGCAAAAATTATTCCTCACAGCAGAGTAGCCAAACCTCATCAAAGAGAAAAG atTGACAAAGAAATAGAGCTTCACAGGATTCTTCACCATAAGCATGTGGTGCAGTTTTATCATTACTTTGAGGACAAAGAAAACATATACATTCTCCTGGAGTACTGCAGCAGAAGG tCCATGGCTCATATCTTGAAAGCAAGAAAGGTGTTGACAGAGCCAGAAGTCCGATACTACCTCAGGCAGATTGTGTCGGGGCTCAAGTACCTTCATGAACAAGAAATCTTGCACAGAGATCTCAAACTAG GAAACTTTTTTATCAATGAAGCCATGGAGCTAAAAGTTGGAGATTTTGGTTTGGCAGCCAGGCTGGAACCCTTGGAGCATAGAAGAAG AACAATATGTGGTACCCCGAATTATCTCTCTCCTGAAGTTCTCAACAAACAAGGACATGGCTGTGAATCAGACATCTGGGCCTTAGGCTGTGTAAT GTATACAATGTTATTAGGAAGACCCCCATTTGAAACTACAAATCTGAAAGAAACATATAGATGTATAAGAGAAGCAAGGTATACAATACCATCTTCCTTGTTAGCTCCTGCAAAGCACTTAATAGCTAGCATGTTGTCCAAAAATCCAGAAGATCGTCCTAGTTTGGATGACATCATTCGACATGACTTTTTTTTGCAG GGCTTCACTCCAGACAGACTTTCTTCTAGCTGTTGTCATACAGTTCCAGATTTCCATTTGTCAAGCCCAGCTAAGAACTTCTTTAAGAAAGCTGCTGCTGCTCTTTTCGGAGGCAAAAAAGACAAAGCCAGATATATTGATACACATA ATAGAGTGTCtaaagaagatgaagaaatttataaGCTTAGGCATGATTTGAAAAAGACTTCAATAACTCAGCAACCCAACAAACATAGGACAGATGAG GAGCTCCAGCTGCCTACCACTGCAGTTGCCAGATCTGGAACACCCGCAGTAGAAAACAAGCAGCAGATTGGGGATGCTATTCGCATGATAGTCAGAGGGACCCTTGGCAGCTGCAGCAGTAGCAGTGAAT GCCTCGAGGACAGTACCATGGGGAGTGTTGCAGATACAGTGGCCAGGGTTCTTCGAGGATGTCTGGAAAACATGCCAGAAGCTGACAGcattcccaaagagcagctgagtACCTCGTTTCAGTGGGTCACCAAATGGGTTGATTACTCCAACAAGTACGGCTTCGGGTATCAGCTTTCAGACCATACAGTCGGTGTCCTTTTCAACAATGGTGCTCACATGAGTCTCCTTCCAGATAAAAA GACAGTTCACTATTACGCAGAGCTTGGCCAGTGCTCTGTTTTCCCAGCAACAGATGCCCCTGAACAATTCATTAGTCAAGTGACGGTGCTGAAGTACTTTTCTCATTACATGGAGGAGAACCTCATGGAT GGTGGAGATCTGCCTAGTGTTACTGATATTCGAAGACCTCGGCTCTACCTCCTTCAGTGGCTCAAATCTGACAAAGCCTTAATGATGCTCTTCAACGATGGCACCTTTCAG gtgaaTTTCTACCATGATCATACAAAAATCATCATCTGTAGCCAAAGTGAAGAATACCTCCTCACTTACATTAATGAGGATAGGATATCGACGACGTTCAGACTGACAACCCTGCTGATGTCTGGCTGTTCGTTAGAATTAAAAAATCGTATGGAATATGCTCTGAACATGCTCTTACAGAGATGTAATTAA